Within Bacillota bacterium, the genomic segment TCAGGCCTTCCTGTAGCTCCAGATAACGCTGGGCCACGGGTTCATCGATGACCACGGCATCGACTCCTTTTTGCTTGAGCTGCATGAACACGTCGGTTACCTCTTCCAGTTGCAGCTGATTGGCTTCGGGAATGTTCAGCTCATCGAGCTGGTCGGCGCCCGTAGTGCCCAGCTGGGCGGCAACTTTCTTGTCCGCCAGATCATCCGGGCCGGCGATCCGTTCTTCATCTTCCCTGACCACGATAACCTGGCCGGCATCGAAGTAGGGATCACTGAAGTTGACACTTTGCAGACGGAGCTCGGTGATGGTGATACCGGCGATGGCCAGATCGATCATGCCGGTGGAAACGGCGGAAATGAGTCCGTCAAAATCCATATTTTCGATTTTGAGTTCCATGTCCAGCTGCTTGGCGATTTCTTCGGCAAGGTCTATGTCAAAACCCACAATGTTGTTGTCTTCGTCAAGAAACTCAAAGGGGGCAAATCCGGGATTGGTCCCTACCGTCAATGTGGCAGCTTCCTCCTCCTGGTTGCATCCGCACAGGGCTGTCGCTGCCAAAAACACGAACAACATCAACATGACTCCGACTATTCTATATTTTTTCATTACGACCTCCTCATTTTTTGGGTTCGCGTGCGAACCGCATTTTTTTGAATTATACCATAATGGCTTGTAGTTAGGCAATATAGACGAAAATGCTTGTCCGCATGTGTAAGTTGCAAGTTTAATTGCCCACCATATTTTACCAATCACACTAAGCTGCCATATAAATATCATTGGCTGTTTTGTATCCGAACATCCTTCTTGGATAATTATTCATCCACTGCTGAATCCGCT encodes:
- a CDS encoding basic amino acid ABC transporter substrate-binding protein; this translates as MKKYRIVGVMLMLFVFLAATALCGCNQEEEAATLTVGTNPGFAPFEFLDEDNNIVGFDIDLAEEIAKQLDMELKIENMDFDGLISAVSTGMIDLAIAGITITELRLQSVNFSDPYFDAGQVIVVREDEERIAGPDDLADKKVAAQLGTTGADQLDELNIPEANQLQLEEVTDVFMQLKQKGVDAVVIDEPVAQRYLELQEGLKIVGDKFTDEVFGIAIAKDNEELLEKVNEALKEIRNSGKYDELFTKWFLE